The genomic stretch ttctcattttattagGATTTTGCATTATTAATAATGatacttcatttttttatcCCGCTATTTCTGAACCGCGTGCACCTCTAATTAatgatatttcatttttttaaagaaaaataaatataaatttaaagattaTGTCTAATGTCATAAATTTTAGATTAGCATCTACTTAAAGGTCGTGTTATAATAATTCAGAATCTAAAATATGTCTTTAACTAATCATTACTCATTACataaaacacaatttttttgaatttagcAAGATCACCTTATTCTCAAAAACataaagcaaaataaaaaacaaaaatgggAAATGGTTCGTCGTCATCGACAGCAAGAAAAGACAACCTATAAATGCTAGAAAACAAAAGGTTATCGCCTCATACAAGCTTCATCTTCATTTTTTCTCTCCCTCCCAAAAAAGTAAACAATAAAAACAACATTATAACACTGGTCCATACTCATACATCTACATAAACGCAAAAGCTCCCAAACAaatgaactctctctctctctctctctctctctctctctctctctcataccaACAGCCAGCCAACCTATACAGTTCTTTTATGGAGTTATGCTCAACAATGAACACACGATGAAGAGACCTAAATCTCTCCACTGACTCTGCTTCACCACCGcgcttcttttttttcttcttcgtcttctcTGTTCCGGTCTCTTAAGCTCCAAATCTCTAATTAGGCATTTCCAATTTCTCACCGCACTAACGGAATTAGGTCTAAATAATCCCCCATTTCCGGCGTAATGCGGAGGTAGAAAAGGTAGTAGATATGTTCAAGCCGGTGCGATGGTGGAGCGACAAGAACAGAATCAAAGCTGTTTTCAAGCTGCAGTTTCATGCATCTCAGGTACTCCATATATATTTACAAAGACTCGATTTTTATGTCCCTTTTTTGGGTTTTGTGATAACATATTGAAGCATTCTTCAATGACTGAACATGTTTGGTGTGGATAGAATTAGAAAGAAACACAATGCAGTTATAATTATGTATCACATTATCTAGTTTAAGATTAGCATTTCCTAAAAACGGTATAGAGAGAGGGGGGGAGAATTAAGCATTGTGTGAAATTGATCAGGTGACACAGGCTGGAGGGGATGGATTGATGGTATCCGTTGTTCCCGGTGACACCGGAAAGCCCTCTTCTAAATCGGACAAGGCAGCAGTTCGAGATGGGGGCTGTGTGTGGGAGAATCCAGTCTATGAAACTGTCAAGTTCAATCGGGATCCGAAATCTGGCAGGATTCAGCAAAAGACATATTACTTCATCTTAGCCACGGTACTGTAGCTTGCTCAGGAAGATGGCATTTGTTGTGTTTCTTTGCTTTTGTTGAGATGATTGATTCGTTGCTGAGACTGTGCTTTCTTGATGTTTTTCGTAGGGTTCATCGAGGACAGGAGCTGTGGGAGAGGCTTCCATTGATCTTTCGAGTTATGCTGAGGCAAGCAAGCCCTCCGTAGCGTCTATCCCACTCAAGAACTCAAATTGTGAAGCCGTGCTTCATGTGAGTTCCCCTTTTAATCGAGCATTCGTGTAATACTTGAATTGCATTTTCTATGAGTTGGTTGAGGGATCCTTTTCCTTCCCTTTTTTTAGGTTGTGTTTTCTTGACTGATTGCTGATCTGTTAAAGATGTCTCAACAGGTATCTATCCAGAGGGTTCATGATCAAAGGTAGTGATGAATACTGTTCTTTATGTTCTAGTTTCATGTATTGATGCTCGTATATATTCGAGAATAGTACTTGATTTACTGACTCTTTCCACagggagattgaagagaatgAGATTGCAAGTTTGCATTCTCAGGATCGTGATGTTGATGGAACAGTCGGAAGCAATTTCGTTGAAGTAATCTCATGTTCTCTACAACTACTTCCTTTCAGGGCATTTGCTTTGGGTGGTACATATCTTAGACTGATATGAATACCATAATGGGATTGAGCAATTTTGAAGTTGTTTGATCATTCAAATACTCAATCCTATGAGTGTTTTCAATCTAATATATTGCCCAAAGTGAAATTGTTTAGTGATGAGTACTGGTGTAGAGTAATTCTCTTGATGTTCTTGTTTAACAGGATGCACCATCTAGTAAGGCTGAATTTGAGACAACACTTAGGGCTTCTAGTGGATCGGACATCACCCTGTCGAGCTCTGGGAGCAGCTCTGGGCTAGAAACACCTTGGGAGATGCAGATGAAGACCGAGCCTGTTGAGTACTTATCGTCTTCGACAAATTTGGGGCCAAAATCTGACACGCCCTCCCCAGTGCATAAAGAGCACCGGAGGTCGTGGGAGTGGGTGAGGGACTCTGCCCCCAATGACTCTCCAACCACCTTAAAGGAAACTTTTCTAGATGAGGAGGCTCCGGATGTTCTGATCGAGAAGCTGAAAGCCGAAGTTGCTGTGCTGTCGAGACATGCTGACATGTCCGAGTTAGAGCTGCAAGCGCTACGGAAGCAGATTGggaaagagagcaaaagagggCAGGATCACTGGAGAGAAGTTGTTTGCTTGAAACAAGAAAGAGATGCTTTCAAGGAAGAATGTGAGCGGCTACGAGGCAAAACTAAGGGTAATTTCCTCTTTGATGGAGTGGATTCGCAGACAGTTGTTGATGAACTCAGGCAAGAACTGAGTTACGCTAAAGAGTTGAACACGAACCTTCTTGTTCAGCTCCAGAAGACTCAAGAGTCGAACTCTGAACTGATTCTTGCAGTGAGAGACCTTGAGGAAATGCTGGAGGAGAAAAATAAGGAGATGGATGGAGAATCAAGACAATTGGCAGTCATTTGTCAGCTCAACAACACcgatgatgatgaggatgatGAGGATCAGAAGGCGCTGGAGGATATTGTGAAACAGCATGGTGAAGTTGAGGGAACGTCTCTTCTAGAACAAGAAATTACCGAGCTCCGAAATGAAATAGAGTTCTACAAGAGGGATAAAGACGAGCTGGAAATGCAGATGGAGCAGCTAGCCCTTGATTATGAGGTCATGAAGCAGGCTAATCACGACATGACATGTAGGCTCGAGCAGAGCCAGATCCACGAGCAGCTCAAGATGCAGTACGAATGCTCGTCTCCTGACACCAATGCTGATGAACTCGGGGCCTGCATTGAGAATCTGGAGCACGAATTGCAGAGTCGTACGAAGGAGTATGAATCCTCACTTGTCAGAATAAGTG from Salvia splendens isolate huo1 chromosome 15, SspV2, whole genome shotgun sequence encodes the following:
- the LOC121769468 gene encoding myosin heavy chain, striated muscle-like isoform X1; translated protein: MFKPVRWWSDKNRIKAVFKLQFHASQVTQAGGDGLMVSVVPGDTGKPSSKSDKAAVRDGGCVWENPVYETVKFNRDPKSGRIQQKTYYFILATGSSRTGAVGEASIDLSSYAEASKPSVASIPLKNSNCEAVLHVSIQRVHDQREIEENEIASLHSQDRDVDGTVGSNFVEDAPSSKAEFETTLRASSGSDITLSSSGSSSGLETPWEMQMKTEPVEYLSSSTNLGPKSDTPSPVHKEHRRSWEWVRDSAPNDSPTTLKETFLDEEAPDVLIEKLKAEVAVLSRHADMSELELQALRKQIGKESKRGQDHWREVVCLKQERDAFKEECERLRGKTKGNFLFDGVDSQTVVDELRQELSYAKELNTNLLVQLQKTQESNSELILAVRDLEEMLEEKNKEMDGESRQLAVICQLNNTDDDEDDEDQKALEDIVKQHGEVEGTSLLEQEITELRNEIEFYKRDKDELEMQMEQLALDYEVMKQANHDMTCRLEQSQIHEQLKMQYECSSPDTNADELGACIENLEHELQSRTKEYESSLVRISELQGHVSSLEKEVEKRARGFEADVEALTRSKVEQEKRAIRAEETLKQMRWKNANAAERLQDEFRKLSVQMASTFEANEKLATKALAEANELRVDKARLEETLRRISEEHQSVEGNYEARLLEVTVQVTTMSNQIEKLQSDIHDRGIQLERHREIAGKTERLLSNEISMLKEEIKEQIAKNKILLEEKGSMKDVVHELERMKISIKEMELVVEQGNDEKVELESKVMVMKMEAEELDKELNRLRSLVKEKEQTTGNLQSELDSLRAQCMELKDSLSVNEVEKEGLRKQVLQLRSELKKKEDAYKIIERKTRDGSGRTTAADAVKSGPKTSKPVSRGSKEASNLKEKIKLLECEINLKETSLEKSAHAFSEKEKILHKKIEELEERLNVKEVEKPLLEDQASKGRLNGEAAGNGLSDIEELKNEMGLVMERNKSMEKELKEMHERYSDMSLKFAEVEGERQQLVMKLRNLKNMSPSKNMFAPVNW